From a region of the Corallococcus coralloides DSM 2259 genome:
- a CDS encoding ABC transporter ATP-binding protein translates to MIDIVDLHKTFAGNKVLTGINLTVPAGSTCVILGGSGSGKTVLMKHMIGLLKPDSGKVIIDGQDIVPMSVEGLQQVRRSFGMVFQAAALFDSMTVFENVAFPLRQHTRLSEDEIRVQVRKRLDLMGLKREVEGRFPADLSGGMRKRVGLARAVVLDPKVVLYDEPTTGLDPITTDSVDDMILTAQKELGVTSVVISHDIASAFNVANQIAFLSKGVIVEHGPPEKLRESQHPAVQVFLQTWFGKN, encoded by the coding sequence ATGATCGACATTGTCGACCTGCACAAGACGTTCGCGGGGAACAAGGTCCTCACCGGCATCAACCTCACCGTGCCCGCGGGCAGCACCTGCGTCATCCTGGGCGGCTCCGGCTCCGGCAAGACGGTGCTGATGAAGCACATGATCGGCCTGCTCAAGCCGGACAGCGGCAAGGTCATCATCGACGGGCAGGACATCGTCCCCATGAGCGTGGAGGGGCTGCAGCAGGTGCGCCGCAGCTTCGGCATGGTGTTCCAAGCCGCCGCGCTCTTCGACTCCATGACGGTGTTCGAGAACGTCGCCTTCCCGCTGCGCCAGCACACCAGGCTGTCCGAGGACGAGATCCGCGTCCAGGTGAGGAAGCGCCTGGACCTCATGGGCCTCAAGCGCGAGGTGGAGGGCCGCTTCCCCGCGGACCTGTCCGGAGGCATGCGCAAGCGCGTGGGCCTGGCGCGCGCCGTGGTGCTGGATCCCAAGGTCGTCCTCTACGACGAGCCCACCACCGGCCTGGATCCCATCACCACGGACTCCGTGGACGACATGATCCTCACCGCGCAGAAGGAATTGGGCGTCACCAGCGTGGTCATCAGCCACGACATCGCGTCCGCCTTCAACGTGGCCAATCAGATCGCCTTCCTGTCCAAGGGCGTCATCGTGGAGCACGGCCCGCCGGAGAAGCTGCGGGAGTCCCAGCACCCGGCCGTCCAGGTCTTCCTCCAGACGTGGTTCGGCAAGAACTAA
- a CDS encoding MlaE family ABC transporter permease, with amino-acid sequence MTTETPSKPNRFTGAFTQSVEGLGKGIIDVVSSIGGVVALGMDVFRWSVRRPFRLHNLFTQLDFVGVGSIFIVGLTGTFTGMVFALQTSTAFALFDAESLVGPTVALTLTRELASVFAALMVTMRAGSAMCTELGTMRVTEQVDALETMAVNPVQYLLVPRVLAGLFMVPALTMLFNTTGMTGAYVVAVFGLGISPGTFLSRTQQWMAPADVYEGLLKGAIFGLSVALICCYKGYNASGGAKGVGQATTEAMVASALSIFILDFIVGMLMH; translated from the coding sequence ATGACCACCGAGACCCCCAGCAAACCCAACCGGTTCACCGGCGCCTTCACCCAGTCGGTGGAGGGCCTCGGCAAGGGCATCATCGACGTCGTCAGCAGCATTGGCGGCGTGGTGGCCCTGGGCATGGACGTCTTCCGGTGGAGCGTGCGCCGGCCGTTCCGGCTGCACAACCTCTTCACCCAGCTGGACTTCGTGGGCGTGGGCTCCATCTTCATCGTGGGGCTCACCGGCACCTTCACCGGCATGGTGTTCGCCCTCCAGACGTCCACGGCCTTCGCGCTGTTCGACGCAGAGAGCCTCGTGGGCCCCACCGTGGCCCTGACGCTCACACGTGAGCTGGCCTCCGTGTTCGCCGCGCTGATGGTCACCATGCGCGCCGGCTCCGCCATGTGCACGGAGCTGGGCACCATGCGCGTCACCGAGCAGGTGGACGCGCTGGAGACCATGGCCGTCAACCCGGTGCAGTACCTGCTGGTGCCCCGGGTGCTCGCGGGCCTGTTCATGGTCCCAGCGCTCACCATGCTCTTCAACACCACGGGCATGACGGGCGCCTACGTGGTCGCCGTCTTCGGCCTGGGCATCTCCCCCGGCACGTTCCTGTCACGCACCCAGCAGTGGATGGCGCCAGCGGACGTCTACGAGGGCCTGCTCAAGGGCGCCATCTTCGGCCTCTCCGTGGCCCTCATCTGTTGCTACAAGGGCTACAACGCGTCCGGCGGCGCCAAGGGCGTGGGCCAGGCCACCACGGAGGCCATGGTGGCGAGCGCGCTGTCCATCTTCATCCTCGACTTCATCGTCGGCATGTTGATGCACTGA
- a CDS encoding M16 family metallopeptidase: MSKASPRSTAVRAVDPTLAALFDVHEATLPNGLKVRLLANHQAPVVSLYTFFQVGSRNERPGITGISHLFEHMMFNGAKKYGPKMFDKTLESNGGRSNAYTSNDMTVYYDDFSADALETVLDLESDRMRSLRISDQTLASERQVVMEERRVRVDNEIPGMMDEELGTLVYKAHAYRWPVIGWMADIENITREDCQQYFRTYYAPNNAVLYIVGDIDPKKTLALVKRYYGNIPRGPSPAPVLNAEPEQKGERRAVVRHPAQSPSVMIGFRGPAASNEDTLVLDVVQYILTKGEGSRLVKSLVYDQKAAVSVMLDWSWRIDPGTILFYLELKPDSDAAKVEGLLYAELERLAREGVTDKELQKAKNNLRADHLRELSTNSGRGHALGHYEALLGDWREGLSLPTFYASVTAEQVKAVAAKYFAPERRSVVTLHPEAGAEEAGDEAAEA, from the coding sequence ATGTCCAAGGCATCCCCGCGGTCCACCGCCGTGCGCGCGGTGGACCCCACGCTCGCCGCGCTCTTCGACGTTCACGAGGCAACCCTGCCCAACGGTCTCAAGGTCCGCCTGCTGGCGAACCATCAGGCCCCGGTGGTCAGCCTCTACACCTTCTTCCAGGTGGGCAGCCGCAACGAGCGGCCCGGCATCACCGGCATCAGCCACCTGTTCGAACACATGATGTTCAACGGGGCGAAGAAGTACGGCCCCAAGATGTTCGACAAGACGCTGGAGTCCAACGGCGGCCGCTCGAACGCGTACACGTCCAATGACATGACCGTGTACTACGACGACTTCAGCGCGGACGCGCTGGAGACGGTGCTCGACCTGGAGTCGGACCGGATGCGCTCCTTGCGCATCTCCGACCAGACGCTGGCCAGCGAGCGCCAGGTCGTGATGGAGGAGCGCCGCGTCCGCGTGGACAACGAAATCCCCGGCATGATGGACGAGGAGCTGGGCACGCTCGTCTACAAGGCGCACGCGTACCGCTGGCCCGTCATCGGGTGGATGGCGGACATCGAGAACATCACCCGCGAGGACTGCCAGCAGTACTTCCGCACGTACTACGCGCCCAACAACGCGGTGCTCTACATCGTCGGGGACATCGACCCGAAGAAGACGCTCGCGCTGGTGAAGCGCTACTACGGCAACATCCCGCGCGGCCCCTCGCCCGCGCCGGTGCTCAACGCGGAGCCGGAGCAGAAGGGCGAGCGCCGCGCCGTGGTGCGCCACCCCGCGCAGTCGCCGTCCGTGATGATCGGCTTCCGCGGGCCCGCCGCCAGCAACGAGGACACGCTGGTGCTGGACGTCGTCCAGTACATCCTCACCAAGGGCGAGGGCAGCCGGCTGGTGAAGTCGCTGGTCTATGATCAGAAGGCCGCCGTGTCGGTGATGCTCGACTGGAGCTGGCGCATCGACCCGGGGACCATCCTGTTCTACCTGGAGCTCAAGCCGGACTCGGACGCGGCGAAGGTGGAAGGCCTGCTGTACGCGGAGCTGGAGCGGCTGGCGCGCGAGGGCGTCACCGACAAGGAGCTGCAGAAGGCGAAGAACAACCTGCGCGCGGACCACCTGCGGGAGCTGTCCACCAACAGCGGCCGGGGGCACGCCCTGGGCCACTACGAGGCCCTGCTGGGCGACTGGCGCGAGGGCCTGTCCCTGCCGACCTTCTACGCGTCCGTCACCGCGGAGCAGGTGAAGGCCGTGGCCGCGAAGTACTTCGCCCCCGAGCGCCGCTCGGTGGTCACCCTCCATCCCGAAGCCGGCGCCGAAGAGGCCGGTGACGAAGCAGCGGAGGCTTGA
- a CDS encoding response regulator has protein sequence MERTRIFVVEDQPQLLKNLVKVLGTFPELEVVGTSQDGEQAVDDIVRERPQLVLLDLELPSLNGIQVTQKVKRRAPEVEILILTSFEDEQKVYEAIQAGASGYLVKRVGPEKIRSGIQEVMDGGTVLEPIIARRFWNYFQSIQARPAQKPAELPWGLTAVELDVLRYVAKGLSNAEVGRVMTLERRTVRTHLSHIYRKMGVNSHVDAVVMALRQGVVDL, from the coding sequence GTGGAGCGCACTCGCATCTTCGTCGTCGAGGACCAGCCCCAGCTCCTGAAGAACCTGGTCAAGGTGCTGGGCACCTTTCCGGAGCTGGAGGTCGTGGGCACCTCCCAGGATGGCGAGCAGGCGGTGGACGACATCGTCCGCGAGCGCCCGCAGCTCGTCCTGCTGGACCTGGAGCTCCCCAGCCTCAACGGCATCCAGGTGACCCAGAAGGTCAAGCGCCGCGCGCCCGAGGTGGAGATCCTCATCCTCACGTCCTTCGAGGATGAGCAGAAGGTCTACGAGGCCATCCAGGCGGGCGCGTCCGGGTACCTGGTGAAGCGGGTGGGGCCGGAGAAGATCCGCTCCGGCATCCAGGAGGTCATGGACGGGGGCACCGTGCTGGAGCCCATCATCGCCCGGCGCTTCTGGAACTACTTCCAGTCCATCCAGGCCAGGCCCGCCCAGAAGCCCGCCGAGCTGCCCTGGGGTCTGACGGCCGTGGAGCTGGACGTCCTTCGCTACGTGGCCAAGGGCCTGTCCAACGCGGAGGTGGGGCGGGTGATGACGCTGGAGCGGCGCACGGTGCGCACGCACCTGTCGCATATCTACCGGAAGATGGGCGTCAACTCCCATGTGGACGCGGTGGTGATGGCCCTGCGTCAAGGTGTCGTGGATCTCTAG
- a CDS encoding M16 family metallopeptidase, whose amino-acid sequence MASRKIANVKNTVRKAAKAVRKQATAARKKVAQVKKAVPARAKKLVKAATEPTKSAATGELKLPALHESTTSTGLRVIAAERGPLPLVSVRLVMRAGGVWDPQGKDGLADFTARLLRRGTKRMDADGISEAIEFVGASLWAGVNEDVLSVYLTTPAEHFSAMLDVLGQVMREPTFPEKEVVDARERALAQFANDLDDPSSIADRAFTRAIWGDHPYGRDLGGNKRTVSTFTRDDVVRFHAECMGPRISLLTVVGAIDPATVAAEAERAFAGWTGGPDADPMLPRKQEPLAKAGTVLLVDKPDQTQSQVRLGGPGFWLGHEDYFPATAMNIALGGGFTSRLMNEIRVNRGLTYGVSSYFDTMSAGGIFALSTFTKTASTREIIDVALKEIHGVRDGGLKPRELKDAQSYLAGLYPLRTETNESVASVIADMRMHGLGDDWVEKFRDRLRAVTPRDVAAAAKKYAFADRPVIVVLGKASEVKPLLEGLGPITVVPASDYE is encoded by the coding sequence ATGGCCTCCCGAAAGATCGCCAACGTGAAGAACACCGTCCGCAAGGCCGCCAAGGCCGTGCGCAAGCAGGCCACCGCCGCGCGCAAGAAGGTCGCGCAGGTGAAGAAGGCCGTCCCGGCCCGAGCCAAGAAGCTGGTGAAGGCCGCGACGGAGCCGACGAAGTCCGCCGCCACCGGCGAGCTGAAGCTGCCCGCGCTGCATGAGAGCACCACGTCCACTGGCCTGAGGGTCATCGCCGCCGAGCGCGGGCCGCTGCCGCTCGTCTCCGTGCGGCTGGTGATGCGCGCGGGCGGCGTGTGGGATCCGCAGGGCAAGGACGGCCTGGCGGACTTCACCGCGCGCCTGCTGCGCCGGGGCACGAAGCGCATGGACGCGGATGGCATCAGTGAGGCCATCGAGTTCGTGGGCGCCAGCCTCTGGGCGGGCGTCAACGAGGACGTGCTGTCCGTCTACCTCACCACGCCGGCCGAGCACTTCTCCGCGATGCTGGACGTGCTGGGGCAGGTGATGCGCGAGCCCACGTTCCCGGAGAAGGAGGTCGTGGACGCGCGGGAGCGCGCGCTGGCGCAGTTCGCCAACGACCTGGATGACCCTTCCTCCATCGCGGACCGCGCCTTCACGCGCGCCATCTGGGGGGACCATCCGTACGGGCGCGACCTGGGCGGCAACAAGCGCACCGTGTCCACCTTCACCCGCGACGACGTGGTCCGCTTCCACGCCGAGTGCATGGGGCCGCGCATCTCCCTGCTCACGGTGGTGGGCGCCATCGACCCGGCGACCGTGGCCGCGGAGGCCGAGCGCGCCTTCGCCGGTTGGACGGGCGGACCGGACGCGGACCCGATGCTGCCCCGCAAGCAGGAGCCGCTGGCGAAGGCCGGGACGGTGCTGCTGGTGGACAAGCCGGACCAGACGCAGTCCCAGGTGCGCCTGGGAGGCCCCGGCTTCTGGCTGGGCCACGAGGACTACTTCCCGGCCACGGCGATGAACATCGCGCTGGGTGGCGGCTTCACGTCGCGGCTGATGAACGAGATCCGCGTCAACCGGGGCCTCACCTACGGCGTCAGCTCCTACTTCGACACGATGAGCGCGGGCGGCATCTTCGCGCTGTCCACGTTCACGAAGACGGCGTCCACGCGGGAGATCATCGACGTGGCGCTGAAGGAGATCCACGGCGTGCGCGACGGCGGCCTCAAGCCACGCGAGCTGAAGGACGCTCAGAGCTACCTGGCCGGCCTGTATCCGCTGCGCACGGAGACCAACGAGTCCGTGGCCTCCGTCATCGCGGACATGCGCATGCACGGCCTGGGCGACGACTGGGTGGAGAAGTTCCGCGACCGGCTGCGCGCGGTGACGCCCAGGGACGTGGCCGCGGCGGCGAAGAAGTACGCGTTCGCGGACCGTCCCGTCATCGTGGTGCTGGGCAAGGCGTCGGAGGTGAAGCCGCTGTTGGAAGGGCTGGGGCCCATCACCGTCGTGCCGGCGTCGGACTACGAATGA
- a CDS encoding RluA family pseudouridine synthase: protein MSGGVPRVLFEGAGVMVVDKPAGVLVIPGREGGPSLRDTLEAHLGRKVFVVHRLDRDTSGALVFALDAGVHRVLSQAFETGKVRKRYRALVEGRLEAPQMVDAPLVAGRKGRMRVAKPEEPDAKPSRTRVRPVETFASASLVEAEPLTGRTHQIRVHLLSLGHPLLVDHQYGREAPLTEGDLGGQGSQEVLTRTPLHAARVEWPALPGLPARGVDAPLPADMQRTLELLRAAG from the coding sequence ATGAGCGGCGGAGTTCCCCGCGTCCTCTTCGAGGGCGCGGGCGTGATGGTGGTGGACAAGCCGGCCGGGGTGCTCGTCATCCCCGGCCGCGAGGGCGGCCCGTCCCTGCGCGACACGCTGGAAGCCCACTTGGGCCGCAAGGTCTTCGTGGTGCACCGGTTGGATCGCGACACGTCCGGCGCGCTGGTGTTCGCGCTGGACGCGGGCGTGCACCGCGTGCTGTCCCAGGCCTTCGAGACGGGCAAGGTGCGCAAGCGCTACCGCGCCCTGGTGGAGGGCCGGCTGGAGGCGCCCCAGATGGTGGACGCGCCGCTCGTCGCCGGCCGCAAGGGGCGCATGCGCGTGGCGAAGCCGGAGGAGCCGGACGCGAAGCCGTCCCGCACGCGGGTGCGCCCGGTGGAGACCTTCGCGAGCGCGTCGCTGGTGGAGGCGGAGCCGCTGACGGGCCGCACGCATCAGATCCGTGTGCACCTGCTGTCCCTGGGGCATCCGCTGCTCGTGGACCACCAGTACGGCCGCGAGGCTCCGCTCACGGAAGGCGACCTGGGAGGGCAGGGGAGTCAGGAGGTGCTGACCCGGACGCCGCTGCATGCCGCTCGCGTGGAGTGGCCCGCGTTGCCCGGGCTGCCAGCGCGCGGGGTGGATGCGCCGCTGCCCGCGGACATGCAGCGCACGTTGGAGCTGCTGCGCGCGGCGGGGTGA